A genomic segment from Paraburkholderia hayleyella encodes:
- a CDS encoding Rieske 2Fe-2S domain-containing protein — protein MSARPYRIEAQPLIERYARGWHCLGLARDYRDAKPHTLTIFGRKLVAFADTSGKVNIVDAYCPHMGADLSLGRVEGDTLVCPFHGWQWNGAGQCTSIPYCKRIPPKARIGAWPTCEQNHLLFVWHDPEGNPPPLAAAIPRIDVCFSQEWSDWIIDKMVIQTHCRELVDNISDMAHFATVHHAPVDYFANLFEDHKATQLLVGRSERLGDDQLIALSTYFGPAVHFTQMTGQSHGQPIHSVLLNCHVPIDMNSFELRYGVIVKKVEGLSDEKNMEIAAAYVKEAQNAFYEDVDIWHNKIRIDNPLLCEGDGPLYQMRDWYSQFYLDAADVRPSSIARRVFEIKVREGAVPHALHHVFEE, from the coding sequence ATGTCTGCACGTCCCTACAGAATCGAAGCCCAACCTCTCATCGAGCGCTACGCCCGCGGTTGGCATTGTCTCGGGCTCGCCCGCGACTACCGTGATGCAAAGCCCCACACGCTCACTATTTTTGGCCGCAAGCTTGTTGCTTTCGCTGACACATCCGGCAAGGTGAACATCGTGGACGCGTACTGTCCACACATGGGTGCCGATCTGAGCCTCGGCAGGGTGGAGGGCGACACGCTGGTGTGTCCGTTTCACGGCTGGCAATGGAACGGAGCGGGGCAGTGCACATCGATTCCTTATTGCAAGAGAATTCCACCAAAGGCCCGCATTGGCGCCTGGCCTACCTGTGAACAGAACCACCTCCTGTTCGTCTGGCACGATCCGGAAGGCAACCCACCACCGCTTGCGGCCGCAATCCCGCGTATTGACGTCTGCTTCTCGCAAGAATGGTCAGACTGGATCATCGACAAGATGGTGATTCAGACCCACTGCCGCGAACTGGTGGACAACATCTCTGATATGGCGCACTTCGCCACAGTGCACCATGCACCCGTCGATTATTTCGCCAACCTGTTTGAGGATCACAAAGCAACGCAGTTGCTGGTTGGGCGCAGTGAGCGGCTGGGTGATGATCAACTGATCGCGTTGTCCACTTACTTCGGGCCGGCCGTGCACTTTACGCAGATGACGGGGCAAAGCCATGGCCAGCCGATCCATTCAGTGCTGCTGAACTGCCACGTTCCGATTGACATGAACAGCTTCGAGTTGCGTTATGGCGTGATTGTGAAAAAAGTGGAGGGCCTGTCGGACGAGAAAAATATGGAAATTGCCGCGGCTTACGTCAAGGAGGCACAAAACGCCTTCTATGAAGACGTGGATATCTGGCACAACAAAATCCGGATCGACAATCCGCTCTTGTGCGAGGGCGATGGACCTTTGTATCAGATGCGTGACTGGTACTCCCAGTTCTATCTCGATGCTGCGGACGTGAGGCCGTCGAGCATCGCGCGCAGGGTGTTCGAGATCAAGGTTCGTGAGGGGGCGGTTCCTCACGCATTGCATCACGTGTTCGAGGAGTGA
- a CDS encoding tyrosine-protein phosphatase, which translates to MNFNKSNEPHRELQSRSRRKLLQQTAQGTLSTLLLPTAGSWLLAACGASLSPPASAVVRKTPVLASVDNFRDMAGVDDDQAYPSAMGQKLRRGVFYRSNALTPTAADLITLNMLGIKAVYDLRTPAEIEAAPDILPSGTSYININIIGTPNYTLPPLASPADTVAMMERVEQKFVTDTDECSRLGQLFTALANGPDTQLYHCTSGKDRTGWVAAVLLTLAGVPQSVIVQDYLLTNTYSAASIQAAHERNIASYGQAYADILYPTLGVQQSFLDAGLEQVMASYGSMNNYITTGLGLSASTQTRLKEKLLG; encoded by the coding sequence ATGAACTTCAACAAATCAAACGAACCCCACCGTGAACTTCAATCGCGGAGCCGGCGCAAGTTGTTGCAGCAAACGGCTCAGGGAACCCTCAGTACCTTGCTGTTACCCACCGCCGGAAGCTGGTTGCTGGCGGCATGCGGAGCCAGCCTCTCTCCACCGGCTAGCGCGGTAGTCCGGAAAACGCCTGTGCTCGCATCGGTCGATAACTTTCGTGATATGGCGGGTGTCGACGACGACCAGGCCTACCCAAGCGCGATGGGACAAAAATTGCGTCGCGGGGTGTTCTATCGCTCTAATGCGCTTACCCCAACCGCAGCGGATCTCATTACGCTGAACATGCTCGGGATCAAGGCCGTTTATGACCTGAGAACCCCAGCGGAGATCGAAGCGGCCCCTGATATCCTCCCTTCTGGCACGAGCTACATCAACATCAATATAATCGGCACGCCAAACTACACGCTGCCGCCCTTGGCTTCGCCTGCAGATACGGTTGCCATGATGGAGCGGGTCGAGCAGAAGTTCGTCACCGATACGGACGAATGCTCGCGTCTTGGTCAATTATTCACAGCCCTCGCCAACGGCCCGGATACGCAGCTCTACCACTGCACAAGCGGCAAGGATCGTACAGGCTGGGTCGCCGCCGTGCTGCTAACGCTTGCCGGTGTGCCGCAGAGTGTCATCGTTCAAGACTATCTGCTAACGAACACCTATTCGGCGGCGTCTATTCAAGCGGCTCACGAACGCAATATCGCTTCATATGGACAGGCCTACGCGGATATCCTTTATCCCACACTCGGTGTCCAGCAGAGCTTTCTGGATGCCGGGCTAGAGCAGGTCATGGCGAGCTATGGTTCGATGAACAACTACATCACGACAGGTCTGGGCCTGAGCGCTAGCACGCAGACGCGGCTCAAAGAAAAACTGCTGGGCTAA